A section of the Elizabethkingia anophelis R26 genome encodes:
- a CDS encoding TonB-dependent receptor — protein MRKKLYVLSLLPICVQMVYAQQKAQLSGTLVDEKSKTPIIGAVVSLEKSKQRTTTGSDGGFVFVNLDAGEDQLVVNSAGIRPYRTTITINTGESKKLPVISLVQENQIDVQSILGVINDDVLRDDEDVNGQDIRSTVIMSNDLYLNKAGFKLSPFRFRVRGYEPLFEQTYVNGVVANDQYRRVFNYASIGALNDLTRNGDAVNYNNGGSYTFGAIGGAENINMRASSYAKGGKLTASYTNRNYYARTMFSYSTGLMDNGWALTGAIGGRYSDEGFIDGTSYQNISYALSIEKQWAKGAHSLSLVTYGSPVVRGQQGASFQEAYDLTGNNLYNPNWGYQDGKVRNSRMVTAYDPTAVLSHIWKIDEKTSLTSGALVHYGRYAGSALNWYNAMDPRPDYYRYLPSYFSMDASKTDTTTFDYYQNLWRSKDPNVTQVNWAEMYRQNMDPENRRKYNGAALYMVEKRHSDLLEGTISSTFNKLYDNNMRLTAGVEARRSRSYQYKTVADLLGADYVLDRDKFAERDFPGNNDTKQNDLLYPDRKAYVDDIFGYDFNLDINAVNAWIMNSYQTHALDFFYGAKFTYTDFQRQGNMMNGRFPDTSYGKGAKYSFTDFVFKGGATYKFNGRHFLTANISYGTEAPIPDRAYVMPRVTEQVVKGLSSSKIFAADINYVFSMPRLSGRVSLFQTNFYNQLERMAFYHDSQRTFVYHNLTGVDKVHHGIEAAATYRLNDNWSFDFMGTMAEYYYNNNPVGIMNSENGRVVDAEEKVYMKNLHVSGTPQFAGVLSARYFHNYWFFELSANAVARNYISASAMRRLASNYENVNPNDEASYNAYKELTTQERLSDAVTMDASIGKLVYLKNKQALNLSLSVMNLLNNKNIRTGGYEQGRLDVTYPNRFASRYFYMQGINVFFNVSYRF, from the coding sequence ATGCGTAAAAAACTATACGTATTGTCTCTTCTCCCCATTTGTGTTCAGATGGTTTATGCGCAGCAAAAAGCGCAATTGTCCGGGACGCTTGTGGATGAAAAGAGTAAAACACCCATCATCGGAGCAGTGGTTTCGCTTGAAAAAAGCAAGCAGAGAACCACAACCGGATCCGATGGCGGATTTGTTTTTGTAAATCTTGATGCCGGGGAAGACCAGCTTGTGGTAAACTCAGCAGGCATCAGACCATACAGAACGACAATAACGATAAATACAGGAGAATCTAAAAAATTACCTGTAATATCTTTGGTGCAGGAAAACCAAATTGATGTACAGTCTATTTTAGGGGTTATTAATGATGATGTGCTAAGGGATGATGAAGATGTTAACGGTCAGGATATCCGGTCAACAGTTATTATGTCGAATGATCTTTACCTGAACAAAGCAGGATTCAAACTTTCTCCTTTTCGTTTCAGAGTAAGAGGATATGAGCCTTTATTTGAGCAAACTTATGTAAACGGAGTCGTAGCAAATGATCAATACCGCAGGGTATTCAATTATGCTTCTATCGGAGCATTGAATGATCTTACACGTAACGGAGATGCTGTTAATTATAATAACGGTGGAAGCTATACCTTCGGAGCAATTGGCGGAGCAGAAAATATTAACATGCGCGCAAGTTCTTATGCGAAAGGTGGAAAGCTTACAGCTTCTTATACCAACAGAAATTATTATGCCCGTACCATGTTCAGTTATTCTACAGGGCTTATGGATAATGGTTGGGCTCTTACAGGGGCTATTGGAGGGCGTTATTCCGATGAAGGTTTTATAGACGGAACTTCTTATCAGAATATATCTTATGCTTTATCTATAGAAAAACAATGGGCAAAAGGAGCGCACTCCCTGTCACTTGTTACTTATGGATCCCCTGTAGTACGAGGACAGCAAGGAGCCTCTTTTCAGGAAGCGTATGACCTGACAGGTAATAACCTGTACAATCCTAACTGGGGTTATCAGGACGGAAAAGTTAGAAACTCACGTATGGTAACAGCTTATGATCCTACTGCAGTTCTTTCACATATTTGGAAAATTGATGAGAAAACATCCCTTACTTCCGGAGCGTTAGTGCATTATGGACGTTACGCAGGCTCTGCCCTGAACTGGTATAATGCCATGGATCCCCGGCCGGATTATTACAGGTATTTGCCATCCTATTTTAGTATGGATGCCTCTAAAACAGATACAACAACATTCGATTATTATCAGAATCTCTGGAGATCTAAAGATCCAAATGTAACCCAGGTTAACTGGGCAGAAATGTACCGTCAGAATATGGATCCGGAGAACAGAAGGAAATATAATGGCGCTGCACTTTATATGGTAGAAAAGCGTCACTCAGACTTATTGGAAGGAACGATTAGCTCAACTTTCAATAAGTTGTATGATAATAATATGCGTCTTACAGCGGGGGTAGAAGCCCGTAGATCGCGATCGTATCAATATAAGACAGTAGCTGATTTGCTTGGAGCAGATTATGTACTGGATAGGGACAAGTTTGCAGAAAGAGATTTTCCGGGAAATAATGATACAAAGCAAAATGACTTGCTGTATCCGGATCGGAAAGCCTATGTAGATGATATTTTTGGCTATGATTTCAATCTGGATATTAATGCTGTTAATGCATGGATAATGAACAGTTACCAGACGCATGCTTTAGATTTCTTTTATGGTGCAAAATTCACCTATACAGATTTTCAGCGTCAGGGAAATATGATGAACGGACGTTTTCCGGATACTTCTTACGGAAAAGGTGCTAAATATAGCTTTACTGACTTTGTGTTTAAAGGAGGAGCTACTTATAAATTTAACGGAAGACATTTCTTAACGGCTAACATTAGTTACGGAACCGAGGCTCCTATACCAGACAGAGCTTATGTTATGCCAAGGGTTACAGAGCAGGTTGTTAAAGGACTAAGCAGTTCTAAAATTTTTGCTGCAGATATTAACTATGTATTCTCTATGCCTCGTTTGTCGGGAAGGGTTTCACTTTTCCAGACCAATTTCTATAACCAGTTGGAGCGTATGGCTTTTTATCATGATTCTCAGCGTACGTTTGTATATCATAACCTTACAGGAGTAGACAAAGTGCATCATGGTATCGAGGCCGCTGCTACATATCGACTAAATGATAACTGGAGTTTTGATTTTATGGGTACAATGGCGGAATATTATTACAATAATAATCCGGTAGGAATTATGAATTCAGAAAATGGAAGAGTAGTAGACGCAGAAGAGAAAGTGTATATGAAAAATCTTCATGTATCCGGAACACCACAATTTGCCGGGGTATTATCTGCACGTTATTTTCATAATTACTGGTTTTTTGAGCTAAGTGCTAATGCTGTTGCAAGAAATTATATATCGGCTTCAGCAATGCGCAGGCTGGCATCTAACTATGAAAACGTGAACCCTAATGATGAAGCCAGTTACAATGCCTATAAAGAGCTTACAACTCAGGAACGTCTGAGTGATGCTGTAACAATGGATGCTTCTATTGGAAAGTTGGTGTACCTTAAAAACAAGCAGGCTCTTAACTTAAGCTTGTCGGTGATGAACCTTTTGAATAACAAAAATATCCGTACAGGCGGATACGAACAGGGGCGTCTGGATGTAACCTATCCTAATCGCTTCGCTTCCCGCTATTTCTATATGCAGGGAATCAATGTCTTTTTTAATGTAAGTTATAGATTTTAA
- a CDS encoding DUF3127 domain-containing protein, translating into MELIGTVKKLFDVQTFNSGFQKRELILLTQEQYPQPISIEFLSDKIDLLNTISEGEQVKIGINIRGREWQAPDGQIRYFNSITGWRVEKATGDFNEPVQAAPMQANQSTASQDTNVFGNDDDDDLPF; encoded by the coding sequence ATGGAATTAATAGGTACAGTAAAGAAATTATTTGATGTTCAGACTTTTAACAGCGGTTTTCAGAAAAGAGAATTGATTCTTCTGACTCAGGAACAATACCCGCAGCCTATAAGTATAGAGTTTTTATCAGATAAAATTGATTTGCTCAATACTATTTCAGAAGGAGAGCAGGTAAAAATCGGAATTAACATTCGTGGTAGAGAATGGCAGGCACCGGATGGTCAAATCCGTTACTTCAATTCTATTACAGGATGGAGAGTAGAAAAAGCAACAGGTGATTTTAATGAGCCGGTTCAGGCTGCTCCTATGCAGGCTAATCAGTCAACTGCAAGTCAGGATACCAATGTATTTGGTAACGATGACGATGATGATTTACCATTCTAA
- a CDS encoding DMT family transporter, with translation MDTNKEKWVLLMVLTLIWGSSFILIKKSLQHFNPFEVGAMRILIASLILMPLAIKHLKSFPIKQLKWVVVVALCGNFFPMFLFPIAETRISSSIAGIINSMLPIFVIIVGPLLWGINSTKKQMIGVAISFVGACILMLASKNKGGSIEIFPILLLLLATVFYAINVTTVKAKLGSIPAKMLSAYVFSLVLFLPSLVSLAFAGFFTNFKADANFWEGLGFVSLLSVFGTGLAMMLNYRLVNISTPLFSSSVTLLMPIVAVGWGIIDGETLNMIQVAGAVLIISGLIFLRTGK, from the coding sequence ATGGATACAAATAAGGAAAAATGGGTTCTTCTGATGGTACTTACATTAATATGGGGTTCATCATTTATCCTGATTAAAAAATCTCTGCAGCATTTTAATCCGTTTGAAGTAGGGGCGATGAGAATTCTGATTGCTTCTCTGATTTTGATGCCTCTTGCTATAAAACATCTGAAAAGCTTTCCTATAAAACAATTGAAATGGGTTGTAGTAGTAGCGCTTTGTGGTAATTTTTTTCCAATGTTTCTGTTTCCAATAGCAGAAACCAGAATAAGCAGCAGCATTGCCGGAATTATCAATTCTATGCTGCCTATTTTCGTAATCATAGTTGGACCCCTGCTGTGGGGAATTAATTCGACAAAAAAACAGATGATTGGCGTTGCTATTAGCTTTGTTGGCGCTTGTATTCTGATGTTGGCGTCTAAAAATAAAGGTGGTTCTATTGAAATTTTTCCTATTTTGTTGCTTTTACTGGCAACAGTATTTTATGCTATAAATGTCACAACGGTTAAAGCAAAACTGGGATCAATTCCCGCAAAAATGTTGTCGGCTTATGTTTTTTCATTGGTATTATTTTTACCGTCACTTGTTTCGCTGGCTTTTGCAGGCTTTTTTACCAACTTTAAAGCAGATGCCAACTTCTGGGAAGGCTTAGGCTTTGTTTCTCTGTTATCTGTTTTTGGAACAGGACTGGCAATGATGCTTAACTATCGGTTGGTAAATATCTCTACACCTTTGTTTTCTTCATCTGTTACCTTGCTGATGCCTATCGTTGCTGTAGGCTGGGGAATTATAGACGGGGAAACCTTAAATATGATACAGGTTGCTGGTGCTGTGCTAATTATTTCAGGTCTTATTTTCCTGAGAACAGGTAAATAA
- a CDS encoding endonuclease/exonuclease/phosphatase family protein: protein MIKTKSYKAALVFLIFLLQSNLMTAQQKHYQVYTAAFYNLENLFDTEADSAISDTEFTPAGSNRWTTEKYRKKQANMAKVISRLGKKYSQTGPAFIGLCELENRRVLEDLVAQPALASAGYGIVHYDSPDRRGVDVALLYNPALFKVKDSKTFAYHIKDMPEYRTRDILLVKGELAGEDLHVFVNHWPSRYGGKSSELREHAATIVRKVVDSLYAADDKAKVVIMGDLNDDPTDKSVRVVLGAKKYQNEVEKGGLFNTMWQHYDRGIGSLGYQGKWNLFDQIIVSEPLLGEDKTSLKFWKSEIFNPEFLITQEGRYKGYPFRTFSGNVFQNGFSDHFPTLIYLVKELK from the coding sequence ATGATAAAGACTAAATCGTATAAAGCAGCATTAGTTTTTCTGATTTTTCTGTTGCAGTCAAATCTGATGACTGCTCAGCAAAAACACTATCAGGTATACACAGCGGCTTTTTATAATCTGGAAAATCTTTTTGATACAGAAGCTGATTCTGCAATCAGTGATACAGAGTTTACACCTGCGGGATCTAACAGATGGACTACTGAAAAGTACAGAAAAAAGCAGGCAAATATGGCGAAAGTAATTTCGCGTCTGGGTAAAAAGTACAGTCAGACAGGACCTGCTTTTATAGGTTTGTGCGAACTGGAGAACAGGAGGGTTCTTGAAGATCTTGTAGCACAGCCGGCTTTAGCCTCTGCAGGCTATGGTATTGTTCATTACGATTCCCCGGATCGACGCGGAGTAGATGTTGCTTTATTGTATAATCCTGCATTGTTTAAAGTAAAGGATTCAAAAACATTTGCTTACCATATTAAGGATATGCCAGAGTATAGAACAAGAGATATTCTTCTGGTAAAAGGAGAATTAGCAGGTGAAGATCTGCATGTGTTTGTCAATCACTGGCCATCCCGCTATGGTGGCAAATCTTCTGAACTAAGAGAACATGCTGCAACGATAGTGCGGAAAGTAGTTGACTCTCTATATGCAGCGGATGACAAAGCAAAGGTTGTTATTATGGGTGACCTGAATGATGATCCGACAGATAAAAGCGTTCGTGTAGTGTTAGGAGCAAAAAAATACCAGAATGAAGTAGAAAAAGGCGGGCTTTTTAATACCATGTGGCAGCACTATGACCGTGGTATAGGTTCGTTGGGGTATCAGGGAAAATGGAATCTTTTTGATCAGATTATCGTTTCGGAACCTTTGCTAGGAGAAGATAAGACGTCTCTTAAATTCTGGAAATCTGAAATCTTCAATCCCGAATTTCTGATTACACAGGAAGGGCGCTATAAAGGCTATCCATTCCGCACATTTTCAGGAAATGTATTCCAGAATGGATTTTCAGACCATTTCCCTACGCTTATTTATTTGGTAAAAGAATTAAAGTAG
- a CDS encoding DUF5689 domain-containing protein — protein sequence MKTIKYLFFAICMLVLHVSCERDYTPPPLNEAKYTGPLDNISIAQLKQRFANITTPQPIEDKLVIKGIVTGNDESGNIYKQIFVQDASGGIYLGVDQNSIYASYQVGQEVYIQLKDLFMVKYGGELQIGMGSTNANRISWEMFKAKAFRNSWPNVANATPQVVELNKLTSDMVYKLVEIRGVYFVKGGKNAFTTGDAITSEQVKDASGTTLDVRTSNFSDFAKDILPVGKGTLVGMLGRYNGTWQLTLRTKADVKNFDGKPIEPEKPQTGSFFKETFGTGTYPSGNRPKINEFKDFDMKAPVVYTDDSGVADIRSVSGDNGAHIWLPATKDVIIKVTGINTQNKGDVSLSFQLAANLFDAGSAANINNIQLKVNGVVVALPNQPLTNAGGDNSKFYTVTIPGIAQTANLTLEFISAADSNKVGFRLDNIELTGGSSNGGNPGGPIIVTPTK from the coding sequence ATGAAAACGATAAAATATTTGTTTTTTGCAATATGTATGCTGGTACTTCATGTATCGTGCGAGCGGGATTATACACCACCGCCACTTAATGAGGCAAAATATACAGGTCCCTTAGATAATATTTCCATTGCACAACTGAAACAACGTTTTGCCAATATTACAACACCCCAGCCAATCGAAGATAAGCTTGTTATCAAAGGGATTGTTACAGGGAATGATGAATCAGGAAATATATATAAACAGATTTTTGTACAGGATGCTTCCGGAGGTATTTATCTGGGAGTAGACCAGAATTCTATATATGCCAGCTACCAGGTAGGACAGGAAGTTTATATTCAGCTGAAAGACCTGTTCATGGTTAAATACGGTGGTGAACTGCAAATAGGTATGGGATCTACTAATGCAAACCGTATCAGCTGGGAAATGTTTAAAGCGAAAGCATTCCGCAATTCCTGGCCGAATGTAGCAAATGCAACACCACAGGTAGTAGAACTAAATAAACTAACCAGTGATATGGTCTATAAACTGGTAGAGATAAGAGGTGTATACTTTGTGAAAGGGGGTAAAAATGCATTTACAACCGGAGACGCCATTACAAGTGAGCAGGTAAAAGATGCATCCGGAACAACATTGGATGTACGTACGAGTAATTTCTCTGATTTTGCAAAAGATATACTTCCGGTAGGTAAAGGAACACTTGTCGGAATGCTGGGACGTTATAACGGAACATGGCAGCTGACACTGCGTACAAAAGCAGATGTTAAAAACTTCGATGGTAAGCCTATTGAGCCTGAAAAACCTCAGACAGGATCATTCTTTAAAGAAACATTTGGTACGGGAACATATCCGTCAGGGAACAGACCGAAAATCAATGAATTCAAGGATTTTGATATGAAAGCGCCTGTTGTTTATACAGATGATTCCGGTGTAGCAGATATTCGTAGTGTATCTGGGGATAATGGTGCACATATATGGCTTCCGGCTACCAAAGATGTTATAATTAAAGTAACGGGAATAAATACTCAGAATAAAGGTGATGTAAGCTTGAGCTTCCAGTTGGCAGCCAATTTATTCGATGCCGGAAGTGCAGCAAATATCAATAATATCCAGTTAAAAGTAAATGGAGTAGTTGTAGCTTTACCAAATCAGCCGTTGACAAATGCAGGAGGAGATAACAGTAAATTCTATACGGTAACAATTCCGGGAATTGCTCAGACAGCAAATCTGACGCTTGAATTTATTTCTGCAGCAGACTCTAACAAAGTAGGTTTCAGGTTGGATAATATTGAATTAACCGGAGGTTCTTCCAATGGTGGTAACCCCGGCGGACCTATTATTGTAACGCCAACAAAGTAG
- a CDS encoding NADPH-dependent FMN reductase, whose amino-acid sequence MKPRILAITGSLRPDSSNQKIVKKLEELLHPDFTFSYFNGLTNLPYFIPDQAFENTPEKMRLFREEIQYADIVLICTPEYIFSIPGVLKNALEWFVATDIFNQKPVVLITASASGEKGQKELHLIMKTLGAKFSEESTLLIPGVKGRFNTDGQLTDPDTIKALQKLSENIRSML is encoded by the coding sequence ATGAAACCCAGAATTTTAGCTATTACAGGCAGCTTAAGACCCGATTCTTCAAACCAGAAAATTGTGAAAAAGCTTGAAGAATTACTTCATCCTGATTTTACATTCTCCTATTTTAACGGATTAACAAATCTTCCTTATTTCATTCCGGATCAGGCCTTTGAAAATACTCCTGAGAAAATGAGATTATTCAGGGAAGAAATACAATATGCAGACATTGTTCTGATCTGTACACCGGAATACATTTTCAGTATTCCGGGAGTACTGAAAAATGCACTGGAATGGTTTGTCGCAACAGACATATTCAACCAGAAACCCGTTGTACTAATTACAGCTTCTGCCTCCGGGGAAAAGGGACAGAAAGAGTTACACCTTATTATGAAAACTTTGGGTGCAAAATTTTCTGAAGAATCGACTCTTCTAATTCCGGGGGTAAAAGGCAGGTTTAATACTGATGGACAACTTACAGATCCCGATACTATAAAAGCTCTTCAGAAATTATCGGAAAATATTAGATCTATGCTGTAA
- the mnmA gene encoding tRNA 2-thiouridine(34) synthase MnmA has translation MKIVVGLSGGVDSSVAAYLLKQQGHDVVGLFMRNWNDASVTLEDECPWIEDSNDALMVAQKLGIPFQVIDMSELYKERIVDYMFEEYEKGRTPNPDVLCNREVKFDAFMDVALSLGAEKVATGHYAQLSSVEKDGETIYRLLAGNDNNKDQSYFLCQLSQDQLSKALFPIGHLTKPQVREIAKEIGLVTADKKDSQGLCFIGKVSLPEFLKQQLQPKEGEIVEIFRDFSGFNQPQPEFSSKQEELEYLSSKIKYQKSDGKVIGKHQGAQYYTIGQSKGLGIGGHKESCFVISRDMENNILFVGESHSFPGLYKKALKINNDEVKWIRKDLQLQNGESREVMARIRYRQPLQKATIYQFEDAFYIEFEEPQSAIAEGQFAAWYDGEETLGSGVIS, from the coding sequence ATGAAAATTGTAGTCGGACTATCCGGAGGAGTAGACTCCAGTGTGGCAGCTTATTTACTAAAACAACAGGGACATGATGTTGTTGGACTTTTCATGCGTAACTGGAACGATGCTTCGGTTACTCTGGAAGATGAATGTCCATGGATAGAAGATAGTAATGATGCACTAATGGTTGCCCAAAAGCTGGGAATTCCGTTCCAGGTAATCGATATGAGCGAACTTTATAAGGAGCGTATTGTAGATTACATGTTCGAAGAATACGAAAAAGGACGTACACCTAATCCGGATGTACTGTGTAACCGTGAGGTGAAGTTTGATGCCTTCATGGATGTTGCTCTTTCTCTGGGTGCTGAAAAGGTGGCTACTGGTCATTATGCACAACTTTCTTCTGTAGAAAAAGATGGTGAAACAATTTACCGCTTACTAGCCGGTAACGACAATAATAAAGATCAGTCTTATTTCCTTTGTCAGCTGAGTCAGGATCAGCTTTCCAAAGCGCTGTTTCCGATTGGTCATTTAACAAAACCACAGGTAAGAGAAATTGCAAAAGAAATCGGTTTGGTAACCGCTGACAAGAAAGATTCTCAAGGACTTTGTTTCATTGGGAAGGTAAGTCTTCCTGAGTTTTTGAAACAACAATTACAGCCAAAAGAAGGTGAAATTGTAGAAATATTCAGAGACTTCTCAGGATTTAATCAGCCTCAGCCTGAATTCTCATCAAAACAAGAAGAACTGGAATACCTTTCTTCAAAAATCAAATATCAGAAAAGTGACGGAAAAGTCATTGGCAAGCATCAGGGTGCTCAGTATTACACAATTGGCCAAAGCAAAGGTCTTGGCATAGGTGGTCATAAAGAATCATGCTTTGTAATCTCCCGTGATATGGAAAACAATATACTCTTTGTAGGAGAGAGCCACAGCTTTCCGGGATTGTATAAAAAAGCTCTGAAGATAAATAATGATGAAGTAAAATGGATTCGTAAAGACCTGCAATTACAAAATGGTGAAAGTCGTGAAGTAATGGCCAGAATCCGTTACAGACAGCCTTTACAAAAAGCTACGATCTATCAGTTTGAAGATGCTTTTTATATAGAATTTGAAGAACCTCAGTCAGCGATTGCTGAAGGACAGTTTGCAGCTTGGTATGATGGTGAAGAAACGCTTGGAAGTGGCGTGATATCTTAG
- the aat gene encoding leucyl/phenylalanyl-tRNA--protein transferase — translation MYQLDPHDISFPDPALYNPEEGLMAFGGDLSVERIWFAYQLGIFPWFNEGEEILWWCPDPRFVLFPNEIRISKSMRKVFRDETFSFTENQCFTEVIRNCKDIYREDQDGTWITDEMEEAYIELHRLGKAKSIEVWQDEELVGGLYGLDLGNVFCGESMFAKVSNASKAGFIYFAQKYQGTYDVIDCQVYTAHLESLGARMIDKLDYLNFLK, via the coding sequence ATGTATCAGCTAGACCCTCATGATATTTCTTTCCCGGACCCGGCATTGTATAATCCGGAAGAAGGACTAATGGCTTTTGGCGGAGATCTTTCCGTTGAGAGAATCTGGTTTGCATACCAGCTGGGTATTTTTCCATGGTTTAATGAAGGTGAAGAAATATTGTGGTGGTGTCCGGACCCGCGGTTTGTTTTGTTTCCTAATGAAATCAGGATTTCAAAATCTATGCGTAAGGTTTTTCGTGATGAAACATTTTCTTTTACCGAAAACCAGTGCTTTACCGAAGTAATCAGGAATTGTAAAGACATTTACAGAGAAGATCAGGACGGAACCTGGATAACTGACGAGATGGAGGAAGCCTATATTGAACTGCACAGATTGGGTAAAGCAAAAAGCATAGAAGTTTGGCAGGATGAAGAATTGGTTGGTGGTCTTTATGGATTGGATTTGGGAAATGTTTTTTGTGGGGAAAGTATGTTTGCCAAAGTAAGTAATGCTTCGAAAGCGGGATTTATTTACTTTGCTCAGAAATATCAGGGTACATATGATGTGATAGACTGTCAGGTGTATACAGCCCATTTAGAAAGCCTTGGTGCAAGGATGATAGACAAATTAGACTATTTAAACTTTTTAAAATAA
- a CDS encoding clostripain-related cysteine peptidase has translation MRTIKLIYFLFTLLVVTSCSRDDDSPSGNNGVATRTVMVYMAANNSLASDAYTNLNQMEEGFTGIDGKLIVYARIFGQEPKIYEIVHDTSPDIKSKVLKKYGDHNSSDPTVMKMIFEDMKSLAPANSYGVILWSHATNWVPANLGQLKTRSFGDDNSKSMDVQQLKSALPANLDFLIFDACSMASVEVLYELRNAAPYILASPTEVLSVGMPYHHIGRLLYTPDVKTGLTETAKAYVEYYRQKSGLEQSATFSVIDTKQLPLLAQETKKLLQNNPDVIAKIGRNGVQRLDLDPNTPVSAYDYADMLDKYFPQEQLVSVKSALSKAVVYKANTPNFLGKPINAFSGLSCYIPVESEAYLAPFYRTLAWSQDSAYGMLLRW, from the coding sequence ATGCGTACAATCAAACTTATATATTTCTTATTTACACTGCTTGTCGTGACAAGTTGTTCAAGAGATGATGATAGTCCTTCAGGCAATAATGGCGTTGCCACCCGCACTGTAATGGTCTATATGGCTGCCAATAACAGCCTGGCATCGGATGCTTATACCAATCTCAATCAGATGGAAGAAGGCTTTACTGGTATAGACGGAAAATTAATCGTTTATGCCCGTATCTTCGGACAGGAGCCTAAAATATATGAAATTGTCCATGATACAAGTCCTGACATTAAAAGTAAGGTACTGAAGAAATATGGAGATCATAATTCTTCTGATCCTACGGTAATGAAAATGATATTTGAAGACATGAAAAGCCTGGCTCCTGCAAATTCATACGGAGTCATTCTTTGGTCTCATGCTACCAATTGGGTGCCTGCAAATCTTGGTCAGCTAAAAACACGTTCTTTTGGTGATGATAATTCCAAAAGTATGGATGTGCAACAACTGAAATCGGCTTTACCTGCGAATCTGGATTTTCTGATTTTCGATGCATGCTCCATGGCTTCTGTTGAGGTGCTTTATGAACTTCGTAATGCAGCGCCTTATATACTGGCTTCTCCAACAGAAGTGCTTAGTGTGGGAATGCCTTATCACCATATTGGTCGTTTATTGTATACACCGGATGTTAAAACAGGGCTTACAGAGACAGCTAAAGCTTATGTCGAATATTACCGCCAGAAATCAGGATTAGAGCAGTCTGCTACTTTTTCTGTAATTGATACAAAGCAATTGCCATTGCTGGCACAGGAAACAAAAAAGCTTCTGCAGAATAACCCGGATGTGATTGCTAAAATTGGCAGAAACGGAGTACAGCGTCTGGATCTGGATCCGAACACTCCTGTCTCTGCATATGATTATGCTGATATGCTGGATAAATATTTCCCTCAGGAGCAATTGGTATCTGTAAAGAGTGCTTTGTCAAAAGCAGTGGTGTATAAAGCGAATACACCGAACTTTCTGGGAAAACCAATTAATGCATTTTCAGGGCTTTCATGCTATATTCCGGTTGAAAGTGAAGCTTATTTAGCTCCTTTTTACCGTACGCTTGCATGGTCTCAGGACTCAGCTTACGGAATGTTATTACGTTGGTAA
- a CDS encoding VOC family protein, translated as MRITSIDHIVLTVADIEKTVQFYTEVLGFELVTFGDNRKALRFGNQKINLHQKGHEFEPKALYPTSGSADICFITETNVEDILKELRAKNIQITEGIVERTGALGKIRSVYLRDPDSNLIELSNYLR; from the coding sequence ATGAGGATTACCAGCATTGATCATATTGTATTAACAGTTGCTGACATAGAAAAGACGGTACAGTTTTATACTGAAGTGTTAGGATTTGAATTAGTTACTTTCGGAGACAACAGAAAAGCACTTCGTTTTGGAAATCAGAAAATAAATTTACACCAGAAGGGACACGAATTTGAACCTAAAGCTCTATATCCTACATCTGGTTCTGCAGATATATGTTTTATTACAGAAACCAATGTAGAGGATATTTTAAAAGAACTTCGGGCTAAGAATATTCAAATCACTGAAGGTATTGTAGAACGTACCGGTGCTCTTGGAAAAATACGCTCCGTTTATTTAAGAGATCCCGATAGTAACCTCATCGAGCTAAGTAACTACCTCAGATAG